In Chitinophagaceae bacterium, the genomic window TTTTATGGGTTTCAAAAAGTATATTATACTCGGCTATGGATTGCTCGCCTTTTTCGTTAATGAATTTTTTATACTGCTCAATGTAAGCTTCTTTTGCATCCAATGCTTTTTGCAGCTTGCCCTGTTTTTGGTACAATGCAGCTAATGCATGGCTGCCTTTTAATGCATTGTTCAATTGCTTGCTTTCGGTAAAAATTTTTATGGCCTCTTTTAAATAATTTTCAGCAATGATAAACTTGCTTTCTGCTGTTGCTACTTCCGCAAGGTTAATGTATGTGTCGGCAATCCACGCAGGATTATTCAATTGCTTATCTATCTTTAGGTTTTCTTTAAAATAGTAATTGGCTTGGTTATAATCTTTTAGAAAAAATAAATTACACCTTGCCAGGTTATCCTGGAAACTTGTTTTAACTAAAGTGTTGCCTATTTTATCGGCTATGGCTATTCCTCTTTTGTCAATTTCCATTGCTTTGGTAAAATTGCCCGATTGAGCCTCAACATTGGCTAAAGTATGTAGCGTAATAAGGTAAGACCGGGAGGTATCATTATTTTTCAATAGTTCAAAAACCTTATTTATGGCATCTTTTGCTTTGTCAAAATCTTCCTTCTCCTGATAAAGTTGGGCCAAAATTGTATAGGTGCCGGAAAGGCGCAGGGTATCTTTTCTTGCTTCGTTATTGGTTATGGATTGATGTAAATCGAGTAATGCTTTTGGATAATTGCCTAAACTTTTATTGGCTGTTCCCATTCCCTGTAAGGCATAATCTGCCAGCAAGCTGGATGAATCCACAAGTTGCAATGCATTTTCGTAGTAAGATAAAGAAAGTTGAAGGCTTGCTTTTTTTAGATAAATGCTTCCTTTAATTAGCTCCTTTTTGGCCTGGTAATCTTTTTTTAGTGTTGTTAGGGAATCCAACGATGAAAAATATTTTTCTGCACTATCAATGGCAAAACTTTTTTGCACTACAACTTTTTCAAAAAGACTTTGAATGAGTGTTTCTGCAGTTCCCGGGTAAGGATTTTTACTAATCTTTTCATTGTTTTTATTGCAGGATAATAAGCCAAAATAAAATATACAAAATAGCAAATATGTTTTACGCATTTAGTTTTCATTAACTAAAACAATACTACTCATTTTTTTGTTAAATCAACCAGCCCGGTGCTTAAAATTATACTCCTGATTTAAGATTTTTTTTAATTAAAGACATAAAATACCCGTATTTTATATTAACCATATTATTTCCGGTGGATTTCCCCAATTTGAAGGCACTTTGTTAGAAACTAATAAAGCGAAATCAGAAGTAATACTTCCAAGGTACTGAACGGGATATTTGTAAACAATTTTTTTAATCTTATAAAACCTTAATGCATAAGCGCACATAATACAAGGCTCATGCGTAGTAACTAAAATACAGTTTGACAGGTCGTTGGTATGTAGTTTTTCTATGGCAAATCTAATGGCTTCTATTTCTGCATGGCAGGTAATATCGTTTTTACTGTGAGCTGCTTCTTCTGCTTTGCTGATAATAGTATGGTCTTTAATTATCATTGCGCCTACTGGCGAATTTCCTTTTAAAGCAGCATTTTTCCCTAATGCTTCACATTGCCGCATAAAAGAAATGTATTCTTCCATGTTTTTTTTTCAAAGTTATTGTAATTAATTATTGGGTGCATAATTTAAAGGAAATTTACCTCACCATGTTTTTTTTGTTATGATTATTTATTAAAAGAATAAAACAGGCGCAGGAAATATAGTGAACGCCTTTTTGTACCTTTAGCTAATTGATTTCTTAACTAAAAATTTTTTTATTATGGATACCTGGTTAACCACTTTAATTACGGCAACACCACAGGAAGGATATGAACTGGCGATTACACTTTCACGCCGTGGCGTTAAATATACCCAGCCCGATGCAGAAGTATTGCAAAAACTTAGGCCACAATATGCTAATGATCCTAATGCTCTTACTGCTGCTTCGCAGGTGATTGCTATTAATTTTCAAACGGTTGCTGCGGCAAATAATTACTGGAAAAAGTAAAATTTGTAAAGCAAGGTGCCTGATTTTTTTTAATATCTTTTGAATTAACTTGAACGAAATAGTGGAGTGTTGAGCTGTAAAGTGTATTTGTTAAACCTTAAGCATGAGAAATAAAATTTTCTCTTTTCTTTTTTTTCTTTCTACGCTATCTTATGGCCAAAGCAATAGCCAACTGAGCTTTCACTCAATTAGCGGGCTTTCACAAAGTACAGTATATTCAATATTAAAAGATAAGCAGGGCTTTTTATGGGTTGCTACGGCAAACGGGCTTAACCGGTTTGATGGTACTTCCATGAACATATACAAGCCTTCATATAGTGAGCCGCAGGGTAAAATGAAGGGAAGAATAATACGCAGTGCATTGCTGGAAGATGATGCAGATCAAATTTGGTTTGGAAGCGATAGGGTTGTTAATTGTTTTAATAAAAAGAAGCAGGTTTTTACGCAACGGCAATTGTATTGGAATAAAACGGGTTTAGGCAGGTTGGATAGCACGCCCAATATAGAAATATTTGCCAATCCGTTAATCATAAAAGAAGGCTATTACTGGTTTTCATCGGCGAGTGAAGGATTGTTTGCTTTAAACACAAAAAAGAATAACTGCTTTAATTACCCGGTAACAATAAAAGATGAAAAAGGAAACAATATTCCACTTATGTACCAGGGTGTTGCACTTAAAAATAATATATGGTTTGCATCACCCAAAGGATTGTTGCGCTT contains:
- a CDS encoding nucleoside deaminase; this encodes MEEYISFMRQCEALGKNAALKGNSPVGAMIIKDHTIISKAEEAAHSKNDITCHAEIEAIRFAIEKLHTNDLSNCILVTTHEPCIMCAYALRFYKIKKIVYKYPVQYLGSITSDFALLVSNKVPSNWGNPPEIIWLI
- a CDS encoding hexameric tyrosine-coordinated heme protein, encoding MMDTWLTTLITATPQEGYELAITLSRRGVKYTQPDAEVLQKLRPQYANDPNALTAASQVIAINFQTVAAANNYWKK